The proteins below come from a single Aegilops tauschii subsp. strangulata cultivar AL8/78 chromosome 6, Aet v6.0, whole genome shotgun sequence genomic window:
- the LOC109750309 gene encoding dof zinc finger protein 2 isoform X1: MDAAQWHQGLGLVKPMEEMIMAGNPNPNPNPNGNPNPQPAPPSGAEAQRAPVPGPPAGGAGAAAGTGSTERKAARPQKEKAINCPRCNSTNTKFCYYNNYSLQQPRYFCKTCRRYWTEGGSLRNVPVGGGSRKNKRSSSSVVSSAAGAVSTSGAASGTVPVGGMAAKNPKLMHEGAHDLNLAFPHHHGRVLHPSEFAAFPSLESSSVCNPGGTMAANGAGGGRGMGAFSAMELLRSTGCYVPMPQVQLGMPPEYAAAGFALGEFRMPLQHQQHHQQQQQQQHQQHQQQVQNMLGFSLDTGGGGDAGGYGAGLQGAQESATGRMLFPFEDLKPGTNAGGGGASGGDQFEHSKDQGGGGGGGHETLGFWNNSMIGNGSSNDAGGGGGGGGGSW; this comes from the exons ATGGATGCGGCCCAGTGGCACCAG GGGCTAGGACTCGTGAAGCCCATGGAGGAGATGATCATGGCTGGAAACCCAAATCCTAATCCTAATCCTAATGGGAACCCGAACCCACAGCCGGCGCCACCGTCTGGCGCAGAAGCCCAGAGGGCTCCCGTTCCTGGCCCGCCGGCAGGAGGAGCTGGCGCGGCGGCCGGGACGGGCTCCACCGAGCGGAAGGCGGCGCGGCCGCAGAAGGAGAAGGCAATCAACTGCCCGAGGTGCAACTCCACCAACACCAAGTTCTGCTACTACAACAACTACAGCCTCCAGCAGCCGCGCTACTTCTGCAAGACGTGCCGCCGCTACTGGACCGAGGGCGGCTCGCTCCGGAACGTGCCCGTCGGCGGCGGCTCACGGAAGAACAAGAGATCGTCGTCGTCGGTGGTGTCGTCCGCGGCGGGCGCCGTCTCCACCTCCGGGGCGGCGTCCGGGACGGTCCCGGTCGGCGGGATGGCGGCCAAGAACCCGAAGCTGATGCACGAGGGCGCGCACGACCTCAACCTGGCGTTCCCGCACCACCACGGCCGCGTCTTGCACCCGTCGGAGTTCGCGGCGTTCCCTAGCCTGGAGAGCAGCAGCGTCTGCAACCCGGGAGGCACCATGGCGGCCAACGGCGCGGGTGGCGGGAGGGGCATGGGCGCGTTTTCGGCGATGGAGCTGCTGAGGAGCACCGGCTGCTACGTACCGATGCCGCAGGTGCAGCTCGGGATGCCGCCTGAGTACGCAGCCGCGGGATTCGCGCTTGGCGAGTTCCGCATGCCGCTGCAGCATCAGCAACaccatcagcagcagcagcagcagcaacaccaGCAACACCAGCAGCAGGTTCAGAACATGCTCGGGTTCTCTTTGGACACGGGAGGAGGTGGCGACGCCGGGGGATACGGCGCTGGATTGCAGGGGGCGCAGGAGAGCGCAACGGGAAGGATGCTGTTCCCGTTCGAGGACTTGAAGCCGGGTACGAACGCGGGTGGAGGAGGTGCAAGCGGCGGCGATCAGTTTGAGCACAGCAAAGAccaaggcggcggtggcggcggcggccatgaGACCCTGGGGTTCTGGAATAACAGCATGATCGGGAATGGCAGCAGCAATGAcgccggcggtggcggtggcggcggcggtggttcgTGGTAG
- the LOC109750309 gene encoding dof zinc finger protein 2 isoform X2 → MEEMIMAGNPNPNPNPNGNPNPQPAPPSGAEAQRAPVPGPPAGGAGAAAGTGSTERKAARPQKEKAINCPRCNSTNTKFCYYNNYSLQQPRYFCKTCRRYWTEGGSLRNVPVGGGSRKNKRSSSSVVSSAAGAVSTSGAASGTVPVGGMAAKNPKLMHEGAHDLNLAFPHHHGRVLHPSEFAAFPSLESSSVCNPGGTMAANGAGGGRGMGAFSAMELLRSTGCYVPMPQVQLGMPPEYAAAGFALGEFRMPLQHQQHHQQQQQQQHQQHQQQVQNMLGFSLDTGGGGDAGGYGAGLQGAQESATGRMLFPFEDLKPGTNAGGGGASGGDQFEHSKDQGGGGGGGHETLGFWNNSMIGNGSSNDAGGGGGGGGGSW, encoded by the coding sequence ATGGAGGAGATGATCATGGCTGGAAACCCAAATCCTAATCCTAATCCTAATGGGAACCCGAACCCACAGCCGGCGCCACCGTCTGGCGCAGAAGCCCAGAGGGCTCCCGTTCCTGGCCCGCCGGCAGGAGGAGCTGGCGCGGCGGCCGGGACGGGCTCCACCGAGCGGAAGGCGGCGCGGCCGCAGAAGGAGAAGGCAATCAACTGCCCGAGGTGCAACTCCACCAACACCAAGTTCTGCTACTACAACAACTACAGCCTCCAGCAGCCGCGCTACTTCTGCAAGACGTGCCGCCGCTACTGGACCGAGGGCGGCTCGCTCCGGAACGTGCCCGTCGGCGGCGGCTCACGGAAGAACAAGAGATCGTCGTCGTCGGTGGTGTCGTCCGCGGCGGGCGCCGTCTCCACCTCCGGGGCGGCGTCCGGGACGGTCCCGGTCGGCGGGATGGCGGCCAAGAACCCGAAGCTGATGCACGAGGGCGCGCACGACCTCAACCTGGCGTTCCCGCACCACCACGGCCGCGTCTTGCACCCGTCGGAGTTCGCGGCGTTCCCTAGCCTGGAGAGCAGCAGCGTCTGCAACCCGGGAGGCACCATGGCGGCCAACGGCGCGGGTGGCGGGAGGGGCATGGGCGCGTTTTCGGCGATGGAGCTGCTGAGGAGCACCGGCTGCTACGTACCGATGCCGCAGGTGCAGCTCGGGATGCCGCCTGAGTACGCAGCCGCGGGATTCGCGCTTGGCGAGTTCCGCATGCCGCTGCAGCATCAGCAACaccatcagcagcagcagcagcagcaacaccaGCAACACCAGCAGCAGGTTCAGAACATGCTCGGGTTCTCTTTGGACACGGGAGGAGGTGGCGACGCCGGGGGATACGGCGCTGGATTGCAGGGGGCGCAGGAGAGCGCAACGGGAAGGATGCTGTTCCCGTTCGAGGACTTGAAGCCGGGTACGAACGCGGGTGGAGGAGGTGCAAGCGGCGGCGATCAGTTTGAGCACAGCAAAGAccaaggcggcggtggcggcggcggccatgaGACCCTGGGGTTCTGGAATAACAGCATGATCGGGAATGGCAGCAGCAATGAcgccggcggtggcggtggcggcggcggtggttcgTGGTAG